In Pongo abelii isolate AG06213 chromosome 15, NHGRI_mPonAbe1-v2.0_pri, whole genome shotgun sequence, a single window of DNA contains:
- the DCAF11 gene encoding DDB1- and CUL4-associated factor 11 isoform X1, whose protein sequence is MGSRNSSSAGSGSGDPSEGLTRRGAGLRRSEEEEEEDEDVDLAQVLAYLLRRGQVRLVQGGGAANLQFIQALLDSEEENDRAWDGRLGDRYNPPVDATPDTRELECNEIKTQVELATGQLGLRRAAQKHSFPRMLHQRERGLCHRGSFSLGEQSRVISHFLPNDLGFTDSYSQKAFCGIYSKDGQIFMSACQDQTIRLYDCRYGRFRKFKSIKARDVGWSVLDVAFTPDGSHFLYSSWSDYIHICNIYGEGDTHTALDLRPDERRFAVFSIAVSSDGREVLGGANDGCLYVFDREQNRRTLQIESHEDDVNAVAFADISSQILFSGGDDAICKVWDRRTMREDDPKPVGALAGHQDGITFIDSKGDARYLISNSKDQTIKLWDIRRFSSREGMEASRQAATQQNWDYRWQQVPKKAWRKLKLPGDSSLMTYRGHGVLHTLIRCRFSPIHSTGQQFIYSGCSTGKVVVYDLLSGHIVKKLTNHKACVRDVSWHPFEEKIVSSSWDGNLRLWQYRQAEYFQDDMPESEECASAPAPVPRSSTPFSSPQ, encoded by the exons ATGGGATCACGGAACAGCAGCAGTGCAGGATCCGGGTCCGGAGACCCCTCCGAGGGCTTGACCCGAAGAGGGGCTGGCCTGCGTCGgagtgaggaagaggaagaagaggatgaaGATGTGGATCTGGCCCAGGTACTGGCCTATCTCCTCCGCAG AGGCCAAGTGAGGTTGGTGCAGGGAGGAGGTGCAGCAAATTTACAATTCATTCAGGCCCTCTTGGACTCAGAGGAAGAGAATGACAGAGCTTGGGATGGTCGTCTTGGGGATCGATATAACCCACCTG TGGATGCTACCCCTGACACCCGGgagctggaatgcaatgagatCAAGACACAAGTGGAACTGGCCACAGGGCAGCTGGGGCTTAGGCGGGCCGCCCAGAAGCACAGCTTTCCTCGAATGTTGCACCAG aGAGAACGGGGCCTCTGCCACCGGGGAAGCTTCTCCCTTGGAGAACAGTCTCGAGTGATATCTCA CTTCTTGCCCAATGATCTGGGCTTCACTGATAGCTACTCTCAGAAGGCTTTCTGTGGCATCTACAGCAAAGATGGTCAGATATTCATGTCTGCTTGCCAAG ACCAGACAATCCGACTGTATGACTGCCGGTATGGCCGTTTCCGTAAATTCAAGAGCATCAAGGCCCGCGATGTAGGCTGGAGCGTCTTGGATGTGGCCTTCACCCCTGATGGGAGCCACTTCCTCTACTCCAGCTGGTCTGATTACA TTCATATCTGCAATATCTATGGTGAGGGAGATACACACACTGCCCTGGATCTCAG ACCAGATGAGCGTCGCTTTGCTGTCTTCTCCATTGCTGTCTCCTCAGATGGACGAGAAGTACTAGGAGG GGCCAATGATGGCTGCCTGTATGTCTTTGACCGAGAACAGAACCGGCGCACCCTTCAG ATTGAGTCCCATGAGGATGATGTGAATGCAGTGGCCTTTGCTGATATAAGCTCCCAAATCCTGTTCTCTGGGGGAGACGATGCCATCTGCAAAGTGTGGGATCGACGTACCATGCGGGAGGATGACCCCAAGCCTGTGGGTGCACTGGCTGGACACCAGGATGGCATCACCTTCATTGACAGCAAG GGTGATGCCCGGTATCTGATCTCCAACTCTAAAGACCAGACCATCAAACTCTGGGATATCCGACGCTTTTCCAGCCGGGAAGGCATGGAAGCCTCACGCCAGGCTGCCACACAGCAAAACTGGGACTATCGCTGGCAGCAAGTGCCCAAAAAAG CCTGGCGGAAGCTGAAGCTCCCAGGGGACAGCTCCTTGATGACCTACCGGGGCCACGGAGTGCTGCACACCCTCATCCGCTGCCGGTTCTCCCCCATTCATAGCACCGGCCAGCAGTTCATCTACAGTGGCTGCTCCACCGGCAAAGTGGTTG TGTACGACCTTCTAAGTGGCCACATTGTGAAGAAGCTGACCAACCACAAGGCCTGTGTGCGTGACGTCAGTTGGCACCCCTTTGAAGAGAAGATTGTCAGCAGTTCG TGGGACGGGAACCTGCGTCTGTGGCAGTACCGCCAGGCTGAGTACTTCCAGGATGACATGCCAGAATCTGAGGAATGTGCCAGCGCCCCTGCCCCAGTGCCCCGATCCTCTACACCCTTTTCCTCACCCCAGTAG
- the FITM1 gene encoding fat storage-inducing transmembrane protein 1, with the protein MVGAKDTGLTGKDTDCCQDTYYHTPEARTLLTWQTSTLAPYCPPSLSPTCQLPTGLCLVSATPVTAYPCPGGPISPSSAAQQSKQLVGRGGNMERGLVVGAGPGAGARIQVLLGCLVKVLLWVASALLYFGSEQAARLLGSPCLRRLYHAWLAAVVIFGPLLQFHVNPRTIFASHGNFFNIKFVNSAWGWTCTFLGGFVLLVVFLATRRVAVTARHLSRLVVGAAVWRGAGRAFLLIEDLTGSCFEPLPQGLLLHELPDRRSCLAAGHQWRGYTVSSHTFLLTFCCLLMAEEAAVFAKYLAHGLPAGAPLRLVFLLNVLLLGLWNFLLLCTVIYFHQYTHKVVGAAVGTFAWYLTYGSWYHQPWSPGSPGHGLFPRPHSSRKHN; encoded by the exons ATGGTTGGAGCCAAGGACACAGGACTAACAGGAAAGGACACAGACTGCTGTCAGGACACATACTACCACACACCCGAGGCCAGGACCCTGCTGACGTGGCAGACCTCCACCCTGGCCCCTTACTGCCCCCCGTCCCTCTCCCCCACCTGCCAGCTGCCAACAGGGCTCTGCCTTGTGTCTGCCACACCTGTCACTGCCTATCCTTGTCCAGGGGGGCCCATCAGCCCCTCCTCAGCTGCCCAGCAAAGCAAGCAGttagtggggaggggagggaacatGGAGCGGGggctggtggtgggggcaggaCCGGGGGCTGGGGCCCGAATCCAGGTACTGCTGGGCTGCCTGGTCAAGGTGCTGCTCTGGGTGGCCTCTGCCTTGCTGTACTTTGGAAGCGAACAGGCCGCCCGCCTTCTGGGCAGCCCCTGCTTACGGCGcctctaccatgcctggctggcagCAGTGGTCATCTTTGGGCCGCTTCTGCAGTTCCATGTCAACCCTCGGACTATCTTCGCCAGCCACGGCAACTTCTTCAACAT AAAATTTGTGAATTCAGCCTGGGGCTGGACATGCACCTTCTTAGGGGGCTTTGTGTTGCTGGTGGTGTTCCTGGCTACACGGCGCGTGGCAGTAACTGCCAGACACCTGAGCCGACTGGTGGTGGGGGCAGCCGTGTGGCGGGGAGCCGGCCGGGCCTTCCTGCTCATCGAGGACCTGACTGGCTCCTGCTTCGAGCCACTGCCCCAGGGTCTGCTGCTCCACGAGCTGCCTGACCGCCGCAGCTGCCTGGCGGCCGGCCACCAGTGGCGAGGCTACACAGTCTCCTCCCACACCTTCCTGCTCACCTTTTGCTGCCTGCTCATGGCAGAGGAAGCAGCTGTGTTCGCCAAGTACCTGGCCCATGGGCTTCCTGCCGGCGCCCCCCTGCGCCTTGTCTTCCTGCTGAACGTGCTGCTGCTGGGCCTCTGGAACTTCTTGCTGCTCTGTACTGTCATCTATTTCCACCAGTACACTCACAAGGTGGTGGGCGCCGCAGTGGGCACCTTCGCCTGGTACCTCACCTATGGCAGCTGGTATCATCAGCCCTGGTCTCCAGGGAGCCCAGGCCATGGGCTCTTCCCCCGTCCCCACTCCAGCCGCAAGcataactga
- the DCAF11 gene encoding DDB1- and CUL4-associated factor 11 isoform X3, protein MKMWIWPRYWPISSAVDATPDTRELECNEIKTQVELATGQLGLRRAAQKHSFPRMLHQRERGLCHRGSFSLGEQSRVISHFLPNDLGFTDSYSQKAFCGIYSKDGQIFMSACQDQTIRLYDCRYGRFRKFKSIKARDVGWSVLDVAFTPDGSHFLYSSWSDYIHICNIYGEGDTHTALDLRPDERRFAVFSIAVSSDGREVLGGANDGCLYVFDREQNRRTLQIESHEDDVNAVAFADISSQILFSGGDDAICKVWDRRTMREDDPKPVGALAGHQDGITFIDSKGDARYLISNSKDQTIKLWDIRRFSSREGMEASRQAATQQNWDYRWQQVPKKAWRKLKLPGDSSLMTYRGHGVLHTLIRCRFSPIHSTGQQFIYSGCSTGKVVVYDLLSGHIVKKLTNHKACVRDVSWHPFEEKIVSSSWDGNLRLWQYRQAEYFQDDMPESEECASAPAPVPRSSTPFSSPQ, encoded by the exons atgaaGATGTGGATCTGGCCCAGGTACTGGCCTATCTCCTCCGCAG TGGATGCTACCCCTGACACCCGGgagctggaatgcaatgagatCAAGACACAAGTGGAACTGGCCACAGGGCAGCTGGGGCTTAGGCGGGCCGCCCAGAAGCACAGCTTTCCTCGAATGTTGCACCAG aGAGAACGGGGCCTCTGCCACCGGGGAAGCTTCTCCCTTGGAGAACAGTCTCGAGTGATATCTCA CTTCTTGCCCAATGATCTGGGCTTCACTGATAGCTACTCTCAGAAGGCTTTCTGTGGCATCTACAGCAAAGATGGTCAGATATTCATGTCTGCTTGCCAAG ACCAGACAATCCGACTGTATGACTGCCGGTATGGCCGTTTCCGTAAATTCAAGAGCATCAAGGCCCGCGATGTAGGCTGGAGCGTCTTGGATGTGGCCTTCACCCCTGATGGGAGCCACTTCCTCTACTCCAGCTGGTCTGATTACA TTCATATCTGCAATATCTATGGTGAGGGAGATACACACACTGCCCTGGATCTCAG ACCAGATGAGCGTCGCTTTGCTGTCTTCTCCATTGCTGTCTCCTCAGATGGACGAGAAGTACTAGGAGG GGCCAATGATGGCTGCCTGTATGTCTTTGACCGAGAACAGAACCGGCGCACCCTTCAG ATTGAGTCCCATGAGGATGATGTGAATGCAGTGGCCTTTGCTGATATAAGCTCCCAAATCCTGTTCTCTGGGGGAGACGATGCCATCTGCAAAGTGTGGGATCGACGTACCATGCGGGAGGATGACCCCAAGCCTGTGGGTGCACTGGCTGGACACCAGGATGGCATCACCTTCATTGACAGCAAG GGTGATGCCCGGTATCTGATCTCCAACTCTAAAGACCAGACCATCAAACTCTGGGATATCCGACGCTTTTCCAGCCGGGAAGGCATGGAAGCCTCACGCCAGGCTGCCACACAGCAAAACTGGGACTATCGCTGGCAGCAAGTGCCCAAAAAAG CCTGGCGGAAGCTGAAGCTCCCAGGGGACAGCTCCTTGATGACCTACCGGGGCCACGGAGTGCTGCACACCCTCATCCGCTGCCGGTTCTCCCCCATTCATAGCACCGGCCAGCAGTTCATCTACAGTGGCTGCTCCACCGGCAAAGTGGTTG TGTACGACCTTCTAAGTGGCCACATTGTGAAGAAGCTGACCAACCACAAGGCCTGTGTGCGTGACGTCAGTTGGCACCCCTTTGAAGAGAAGATTGTCAGCAGTTCG TGGGACGGGAACCTGCGTCTGTGGCAGTACCGCCAGGCTGAGTACTTCCAGGATGACATGCCAGAATCTGAGGAATGTGCCAGCGCCCCTGCCCCAGTGCCCCGATCCTCTACACCCTTTTCCTCACCCCAGTAG
- the DCAF11 gene encoding DDB1- and CUL4-associated factor 11 (The RefSeq protein has 1 frameshift compared to this genomic sequence): MGSRNSSSAGSGSGDPSEGLTRRGAGLRRSEEEEEEDEDVDLAQVLAYLLRRGQVRLVQGGGAANLQFIQALLDSEEENDRAWDGRLGDRYNPPVDATPDTRELECNEIKTQVELATGQLGLRRAAQKHSFPRMLHQRERGLCHRGSFSLGEQSRVISHFLPNDLGFTDSYSQKAFCGIYSKDGQIFMSACQDQTIRLYDCRYGRFRKFKSIKARDVGWSVLDVAFTPDGSHFLYSSWSDYIHICNIYGEGDTHTALDLRPDERRFAVFSIAVSSDGREVLGGANDGCLYVFDREQNRRTLQIESHEDDVNAVAFADISSQILFSGGDDAICKVWDRRTMREDDPKPVGALAGHQDGITFIDSKGDARYLISNSKDQTIKLWDIRRFSSREGMEASRQAATQQNWDYRWQQVPKKAWRKLKLPGDSSLMTYRGHGVLHTLIRCRFSPIHSTGQQFIYSGCSTGKVVVYDLLSGHIVKKLTNHKACVRDVSWHPFEEKIVSSSWDGNLRLWQYRQAEYFQDDMPESEECASAPAPVPRSSTPFPHPSRSDLQPHIG, from the exons ATGGGATCACGGAACAGCAGCAGTGCAGGATCCGGGTCCGGAGACCCCTCCGAGGGCTTGACCCGAAGAGGGGCTGGCCTGCGTCGgagtgaggaagaggaagaagaggatgaaGATGTGGATCTGGCCCAGGTACTGGCCTATCTCCTCCGCAG AGGCCAAGTGAGGTTGGTGCAGGGAGGAGGTGCAGCAAATTTACAATTCATTCAGGCCCTCTTGGACTCAGAGGAAGAGAATGACAGAGCTTGGGATGGTCGTCTTGGGGATCGATATAACCCACCTG TGGATGCTACCCCTGACACCCGGgagctggaatgcaatgagatCAAGACACAAGTGGAACTGGCCACAGGGCAGCTGGGGCTTAGGCGGGCCGCCCAGAAGCACAGCTTTCCTCGAATGTTGCACCAG aGAGAACGGGGCCTCTGCCACCGGGGAAGCTTCTCCCTTGGAGAACAGTCTCGAGTGATATCTCA CTTCTTGCCCAATGATCTGGGCTTCACTGATAGCTACTCTCAGAAGGCTTTCTGTGGCATCTACAGCAAAGATGGTCAGATATTCATGTCTGCTTGCCAAG ACCAGACAATCCGACTGTATGACTGCCGGTATGGCCGTTTCCGTAAATTCAAGAGCATCAAGGCCCGCGATGTAGGCTGGAGCGTCTTGGATGTGGCCTTCACCCCTGATGGGAGCCACTTCCTCTACTCCAGCTGGTCTGATTACA TTCATATCTGCAATATCTATGGTGAGGGAGATACACACACTGCCCTGGATCTCAG ACCAGATGAGCGTCGCTTTGCTGTCTTCTCCATTGCTGTCTCCTCAGATGGACGAGAAGTACTAGGAGG GGCCAATGATGGCTGCCTGTATGTCTTTGACCGAGAACAGAACCGGCGCACCCTTCAG ATTGAGTCCCATGAGGATGATGTGAATGCAGTGGCCTTTGCTGATATAAGCTCCCAAATCCTGTTCTCTGGGGGAGACGATGCCATCTGCAAAGTGTGGGATCGACGTACCATGCGGGAGGATGACCCCAAGCCTGTGGGTGCACTGGCTGGACACCAGGATGGCATCACCTTCATTGACAGCAAG GGTGATGCCCGGTATCTGATCTCCAACTCTAAAGACCAGACCATCAAACTCTGGGATATCCGACGCTTTTCCAGCCGGGAAGGCATGGAAGCCTCACGCCAGGCTGCCACACAGCAAAACTGGGACTATCGCTGGCAGCAAGTGCCCAAAAAAG CCTGGCGGAAGCTGAAGCTCCCAGGGGACAGCTCCTTGATGACCTACCGGGGCCACGGAGTGCTGCACACCCTCATCCGCTGCCGGTTCTCCCCCATTCATAGCACCGGCCAGCAGTTCATCTACAGTGGCTGCTCCACCGGCAAAGTGGTTG TGTACGACCTTCTAAGTGGCCACATTGTGAAGAAGCTGACCAACCACAAGGCCTGTGTGCGTGACGTCAGTTGGCACCCCTTTGAAGAGAAGATTGTCAGCAGTTCG TGGGACGGGAACCTGCGTCTGTGGCAGTACCGCCAGGCTGAGTACTTCCAGGATGACATGCCAGAATCTGAGGAATGTGCCAGCGCCCCTGCCCCAGTGCCCCGATCCTCTACACCCTTT CCTCACCCCAGTAGGTCCGACCTCCAGCCCCATATAGGGTGA
- the PSME1 gene encoding proteasome activator complex subunit 1 isoform X2, translated as MAMLRVQPEAQAKVDVFREDLCTKTENLLGSYFPKKISELDAFLKEPALNEANLSNLKAPLDIPVPDPVKEKEKEERKKQQEKEDKDEKKKGEDEDKGPPCGPVNCNEKIVVLLQRLKPEIKDVIEQLNLVTTWLQLQIPRIEDGNNFGVAVQEKVFELMTSLHTKLEGFHTQISKYFSERGDAVTKAAKQPHVGDYRQLVHELDEAEYRDIRLMVMEIRNAYVRRRGQGRGGQRQLSQATHYLTLQARG; from the exons ATGGCCATGCTGAGGGTCCAGCCCGAGGCCCAAGCCAAG GTGGATGTGTTTCGTGAAGACCTCTGTACCAAG ACAGAGAACCTGCTCGGGAGCTATTTCCCTAAGAAGATTTCTGAGCTGGATGCATTTTTAAAG GAGCCAGCTCTCAATGAAGCCAACTTGAGTAATCTGAAGGCCCCGTTGGACATCCCAGTGCCTGATCCAgtcaaggagaaagagaaagaggagcgGAAGAAACAGCAGGAG AAGGAAGACAAGGATGAAAAGAAGAAGGGGGAGGATGAAGACAAAG GTCCTCCCTGTGGCCCAGTGAACTGCAATGAAAAGATCGTGGTCCTTCTGCAGCGCTTGAAGCCTGAGATCAAGGATGTCATTGAGCAGCTCAACCTG GTCACCACCTGGTTGCAGCTGCAGATACCTCGGATTGAGGATGGTAACAATTTTGGAGTGGCTGTCCAG GAGAAGGTGTTTGAGCTGATGACCAGCCTCCACACCAAGCTAGAAGGCTTCCACACTCAAATCTCTAA GTATTTCTCTGAGCGTGGTGATGCAGTGACTAAAGCAGCCAAGCAGCCCCATGTG GGTGATTATCGGCAGCTGGTGCACGAGCTGGATGAGGCAGAGTACCGGGACATCCGGCTGATGGTCATGGAGATCCGCAATGCTTATGTGAGGAGgcgagggcagggcaggggtgggCAGAGGCAGCTTTCCCAGGCCACCCACTACCTGACCCTGCAGGCTAGGGGTTAA
- the DCAF11 gene encoding DDB1- and CUL4-associated factor 11 isoform X2, whose amino-acid sequence MKMWIWPRGQVRLVQGGGAANLQFIQALLDSEEENDRAWDGRLGDRYNPPVDATPDTRELECNEIKTQVELATGQLGLRRAAQKHSFPRMLHQRERGLCHRGSFSLGEQSRVISHFLPNDLGFTDSYSQKAFCGIYSKDGQIFMSACQDQTIRLYDCRYGRFRKFKSIKARDVGWSVLDVAFTPDGSHFLYSSWSDYIHICNIYGEGDTHTALDLRPDERRFAVFSIAVSSDGREVLGGANDGCLYVFDREQNRRTLQIESHEDDVNAVAFADISSQILFSGGDDAICKVWDRRTMREDDPKPVGALAGHQDGITFIDSKGDARYLISNSKDQTIKLWDIRRFSSREGMEASRQAATQQNWDYRWQQVPKKAWRKLKLPGDSSLMTYRGHGVLHTLIRCRFSPIHSTGQQFIYSGCSTGKVVVYDLLSGHIVKKLTNHKACVRDVSWHPFEEKIVSSSWDGNLRLWQYRQAEYFQDDMPESEECASAPAPVPRSSTPFSSPQ is encoded by the exons atgaaGATGTGGATCTGGCCCAG AGGCCAAGTGAGGTTGGTGCAGGGAGGAGGTGCAGCAAATTTACAATTCATTCAGGCCCTCTTGGACTCAGAGGAAGAGAATGACAGAGCTTGGGATGGTCGTCTTGGGGATCGATATAACCCACCTG TGGATGCTACCCCTGACACCCGGgagctggaatgcaatgagatCAAGACACAAGTGGAACTGGCCACAGGGCAGCTGGGGCTTAGGCGGGCCGCCCAGAAGCACAGCTTTCCTCGAATGTTGCACCAG aGAGAACGGGGCCTCTGCCACCGGGGAAGCTTCTCCCTTGGAGAACAGTCTCGAGTGATATCTCA CTTCTTGCCCAATGATCTGGGCTTCACTGATAGCTACTCTCAGAAGGCTTTCTGTGGCATCTACAGCAAAGATGGTCAGATATTCATGTCTGCTTGCCAAG ACCAGACAATCCGACTGTATGACTGCCGGTATGGCCGTTTCCGTAAATTCAAGAGCATCAAGGCCCGCGATGTAGGCTGGAGCGTCTTGGATGTGGCCTTCACCCCTGATGGGAGCCACTTCCTCTACTCCAGCTGGTCTGATTACA TTCATATCTGCAATATCTATGGTGAGGGAGATACACACACTGCCCTGGATCTCAG ACCAGATGAGCGTCGCTTTGCTGTCTTCTCCATTGCTGTCTCCTCAGATGGACGAGAAGTACTAGGAGG GGCCAATGATGGCTGCCTGTATGTCTTTGACCGAGAACAGAACCGGCGCACCCTTCAG ATTGAGTCCCATGAGGATGATGTGAATGCAGTGGCCTTTGCTGATATAAGCTCCCAAATCCTGTTCTCTGGGGGAGACGATGCCATCTGCAAAGTGTGGGATCGACGTACCATGCGGGAGGATGACCCCAAGCCTGTGGGTGCACTGGCTGGACACCAGGATGGCATCACCTTCATTGACAGCAAG GGTGATGCCCGGTATCTGATCTCCAACTCTAAAGACCAGACCATCAAACTCTGGGATATCCGACGCTTTTCCAGCCGGGAAGGCATGGAAGCCTCACGCCAGGCTGCCACACAGCAAAACTGGGACTATCGCTGGCAGCAAGTGCCCAAAAAAG CCTGGCGGAAGCTGAAGCTCCCAGGGGACAGCTCCTTGATGACCTACCGGGGCCACGGAGTGCTGCACACCCTCATCCGCTGCCGGTTCTCCCCCATTCATAGCACCGGCCAGCAGTTCATCTACAGTGGCTGCTCCACCGGCAAAGTGGTTG TGTACGACCTTCTAAGTGGCCACATTGTGAAGAAGCTGACCAACCACAAGGCCTGTGTGCGTGACGTCAGTTGGCACCCCTTTGAAGAGAAGATTGTCAGCAGTTCG TGGGACGGGAACCTGCGTCTGTGGCAGTACCGCCAGGCTGAGTACTTCCAGGATGACATGCCAGAATCTGAGGAATGTGCCAGCGCCCCTGCCCCAGTGCCCCGATCCTCTACACCCTTTTCCTCACCCCAGTAG
- the PSME1 gene encoding proteasome activator complex subunit 1 isoform X3 has translation MAMLRVQPEAQAKVDVFREDLCTKTENLLGSYFPKKISELDAFLKEPALNEANLSNLKAPLDIPVPDPVKEKEKEERKKQQEKEDKDEKKKGEDEDKGPPCGPVNCNEKIVVLLQRLKPEIKDVIEQLNLVTTWLQLQIPRIEDGNNFGVAVQEKVFELMTSLHTKLEGFHTQISKYFSERGDAVTKAAKQPHVGDYRQLVHELDEAEYRDIRLMVMEIRNAYAVLYDIILKNFEKLKKPRGETKGMIY, from the exons ATGGCCATGCTGAGGGTCCAGCCCGAGGCCCAAGCCAAG GTGGATGTGTTTCGTGAAGACCTCTGTACCAAG ACAGAGAACCTGCTCGGGAGCTATTTCCCTAAGAAGATTTCTGAGCTGGATGCATTTTTAAAG GAGCCAGCTCTCAATGAAGCCAACTTGAGTAATCTGAAGGCCCCGTTGGACATCCCAGTGCCTGATCCAgtcaaggagaaagagaaagaggagcgGAAGAAACAGCAGGAG AAGGAAGACAAGGATGAAAAGAAGAAGGGGGAGGATGAAGACAAAG GTCCTCCCTGTGGCCCAGTGAACTGCAATGAAAAGATCGTGGTCCTTCTGCAGCGCTTGAAGCCTGAGATCAAGGATGTCATTGAGCAGCTCAACCTG GTCACCACCTGGTTGCAGCTGCAGATACCTCGGATTGAGGATGGTAACAATTTTGGAGTGGCTGTCCAG GAGAAGGTGTTTGAGCTGATGACCAGCCTCCACACCAAGCTAGAAGGCTTCCACACTCAAATCTCTAA GTATTTCTCTGAGCGTGGTGATGCAGTGACTAAAGCAGCCAAGCAGCCCCATGTG GGTGATTATCGGCAGCTGGTGCACGAGCTGGATGAGGCAGAGTACCGGGACATCCGGCTGATGGTCATGGAGATCCGCAATGCTTAT GCTGTGTTATATGACATCATCCTGAAGAACTTCGAGAAGCTCAAGAAGCCCAGGGGAGAAACAAAGGGAATGATCTATTGA
- the PSME1 gene encoding proteasome activator complex subunit 1 isoform X1, producing the protein MAMLRVQPEAQAKECSHPPYPAPGIPTPLSVDPGLQRSTFSTTPTHPTGIHLAFFRSGLRGIPSTLPQVDVFREDLCTKTENLLGSYFPKKISELDAFLKEPALNEANLSNLKAPLDIPVPDPVKEKEKEERKKQQEKEDKDEKKKGEDEDKGPPCGPVNCNEKIVVLLQRLKPEIKDVIEQLNLVTTWLQLQIPRIEDGNNFGVAVQEKVFELMTSLHTKLEGFHTQISKYFSERGDAVTKAAKQPHVGDYRQLVHELDEAEYRDIRLMVMEIRNAYAVLYDIILKNFEKLKKPRGETKGMIY; encoded by the exons ATGGCCATGCTGAGGGTCCAGCCCGAGGCCCAAGCCAAG GAATGTTCTCATCCCCCATATCCAGCCCCAGGGATACCCACTCCACTCTCCGTAGATCCAGGTCTGCAGAGATCCACCTTCTCCACCACCCCAACCCACCCTACAGGCATCCATCTCGCTTTCTTCAGGTCTGGCCTTAGAGGGatcccctccacccttccccaG GTGGATGTGTTTCGTGAAGACCTCTGTACCAAG ACAGAGAACCTGCTCGGGAGCTATTTCCCTAAGAAGATTTCTGAGCTGGATGCATTTTTAAAG GAGCCAGCTCTCAATGAAGCCAACTTGAGTAATCTGAAGGCCCCGTTGGACATCCCAGTGCCTGATCCAgtcaaggagaaagagaaagaggagcgGAAGAAACAGCAGGAG AAGGAAGACAAGGATGAAAAGAAGAAGGGGGAGGATGAAGACAAAG GTCCTCCCTGTGGCCCAGTGAACTGCAATGAAAAGATCGTGGTCCTTCTGCAGCGCTTGAAGCCTGAGATCAAGGATGTCATTGAGCAGCTCAACCTG GTCACCACCTGGTTGCAGCTGCAGATACCTCGGATTGAGGATGGTAACAATTTTGGAGTGGCTGTCCAG GAGAAGGTGTTTGAGCTGATGACCAGCCTCCACACCAAGCTAGAAGGCTTCCACACTCAAATCTCTAA GTATTTCTCTGAGCGTGGTGATGCAGTGACTAAAGCAGCCAAGCAGCCCCATGTG GGTGATTATCGGCAGCTGGTGCACGAGCTGGATGAGGCAGAGTACCGGGACATCCGGCTGATGGTCATGGAGATCCGCAATGCTTAT GCTGTGTTATATGACATCATCCTGAAGAACTTCGAGAAGCTCAAGAAGCCCAGGGGAGAAACAAAGGGAATGATCTATTGA